The following proteins come from a genomic window of Trifolium pratense cultivar HEN17-A07 linkage group LG4, ARS_RC_1.1, whole genome shotgun sequence:
- the LOC123924616 gene encoding uncharacterized protein At4g28440-like, producing the protein MAEAKPGLRKPVFTKVDQLRPGTSGHTLTLKVVNTKMVMQKGRPDGPQPRQMRIAESLVGDETGMIIFTTRNDQVDLVKDGSTIILRNAKIDMFKGSMRLAVDKWGRVEVTEPADFTVKEDNNLSLIEYELVNVVE; encoded by the exons ATGGCGGAGGCAAAACCTGGATTGAGAAAGCCGGTTTTCACTAAGGTTGATCAGCTTCGACCGGGGACTAGTGGCCACACTCTAACTCTCAAGGTGGTGAATACTAAGATGGTGATGCAGAAGGGTCGTCCTGATGGTCCTCAACCTCGTCAAATGAGAATTGCTGAAAGTTTGGTTGGTGATGAGACTGGAATGATCATATTTACCACTCGAAATGATCAAG TGGATCTGGTGAAAGATGGCTCTACCATCATTTTGCGGAATGCGAAAATTGACATGTTTAAAGGATCAATGAGGCTTGCTGTGGACAAATGGGGCCGAGTTGAAGTGACAGAACCTGCAGATTTCACTGTTAAGGAAGACAATAACCTTTCCCTTATTGAATATGAACTTGTTAATGTTGTGGAGTAA